A genomic region of Xanthomonas campestris pv. phormiicola contains the following coding sequences:
- a CDS encoding FliI/YscN family ATPase, translating to MNAARLRLTLDDVPVARPVGRLVGVSGLLLEATGYAFETGQRVRIEQAAGGWLAARVVGFRDHACFLMPFRKPAGLAAGARVVAEQDDNALSIGPDWRGRVIDGLGEPIDGLGPLLGSAPLAPRPARVNPLKKQPVRGVLDVGVRAINGALTLGRGQRVGLFAGSGVGKSVLLGMITRQTTASTVVVGLIGERGREVREFIERALGPQGLRKAVVVVAPADDSPLMRLMATELCHAIAAHYRDAGEHVLLLVDSLTRYAMAQREVALALGEPPATRGYPPSVFGLLPQLVETAGNGEGQGSMSAIYTVLAEGDDEQDPVVDTARAILDGHIMLSRDLAAQGHYPSIDVLRSVSRCMDLVVDEPQLARVRALKDLMARYARVRDLIPLGGYVAGADAATDRAVNLHARIDAWLRQDMHDTACFDHACNQLAEILQ from the coding sequence ATGAACGCGGCGCGGCTGCGGCTCACGCTCGACGACGTCCCGGTCGCGCGCCCGGTGGGGCGCCTGGTCGGCGTATCCGGGCTGCTGCTGGAAGCCACCGGGTATGCATTCGAGACCGGCCAGCGCGTGCGCATCGAGCAGGCCGCAGGCGGCTGGCTGGCCGCGCGCGTGGTCGGCTTCCGCGACCACGCCTGCTTCCTGATGCCGTTCCGCAAACCGGCGGGCCTGGCGGCCGGCGCGCGCGTTGTCGCCGAGCAGGACGACAACGCGCTGTCGATCGGACCGGACTGGCGCGGGCGGGTGATCGACGGACTCGGCGAACCGATCGACGGCCTCGGACCGTTGCTCGGCAGCGCGCCGCTGGCGCCGCGCCCGGCACGGGTCAACCCGCTGAAGAAGCAGCCGGTGCGTGGCGTACTAGACGTCGGCGTGCGCGCGATCAACGGCGCACTTACGCTCGGCCGCGGCCAGCGGGTTGGCCTGTTCGCCGGCAGCGGGGTCGGCAAGAGCGTGCTGCTGGGCATGATCACCCGCCAGACCACCGCCTCGACCGTGGTGGTCGGGCTGATCGGCGAACGCGGTCGCGAAGTGCGCGAGTTCATCGAACGCGCACTCGGTCCACAAGGGCTGCGCAAGGCGGTGGTGGTGGTGGCGCCCGCCGACGACTCGCCGCTGATGCGGCTGATGGCCACAGAACTGTGCCATGCCATCGCCGCGCATTACCGCGACGCCGGCGAACACGTGCTGCTGCTGGTCGATTCGCTCACCCGCTACGCGATGGCACAGCGTGAAGTGGCGCTGGCCCTGGGCGAGCCACCGGCCACGCGCGGCTATCCGCCATCGGTGTTCGGCCTGCTGCCGCAGCTGGTGGAGACCGCCGGCAACGGCGAAGGCCAGGGCAGCATGAGCGCGATCTACACGGTGCTGGCCGAGGGCGACGACGAGCAGGATCCGGTGGTGGACACCGCACGCGCGATCCTGGACGGGCACATCATGCTGTCCCGCGACCTGGCCGCACAAGGCCATTACCCCTCCATCGACGTGCTGCGCTCGGTCAGCCGCTGCATGGACCTGGTGGTGGACGAGCCGCAACTGGCCCGCGTCCGCGCGCTCAAGGACCTGATGGCGCGCTATGCCCGGGTCCGCGACCTGATTCCGCTGGGAGGCTACGTCGCCGGCGCCGACGCGGCGACCGACCGCGCCGTGAACCTGCATGCGCGCATCGATGCCTGGCTGCGCCAGGACATGCACGACACCGCCTGTTTTGACCATGCCTGCAACCAACTTGCGGAGATCCTGCAATGA
- a CDS encoding FliH/SctL family protein: protein MSRAYRAFAFPSLARLRAAEEAENMAGLLDTPLDSAQELQRMEDARREGHEAGVAQGYRDGLAAGGERAQTLVADGLQALSAPLEALIAGLHTLQQQQRDALRQELAPLVEQVARKVVRAELELHPERLLAFVDEALAALPSDDEHVEVRLHPDEYRRISNVAAEQAARWQLRPDERLAKGECRIKAGPRELDAGCDQRLAACMEQLHALLEPGQTQAGAESA, encoded by the coding sequence GTGAGCCGTGCCTACCGCGCGTTCGCGTTCCCTTCATTGGCGCGGCTGCGCGCGGCCGAGGAGGCCGAGAACATGGCCGGGTTGCTGGACACGCCACTGGATAGCGCGCAGGAACTGCAGCGGATGGAAGACGCGCGCCGCGAGGGCCACGAGGCCGGCGTGGCGCAGGGCTACCGCGACGGCCTGGCCGCCGGCGGCGAACGCGCGCAGACGCTGGTCGCGGACGGCTTGCAGGCGTTGTCGGCGCCGTTGGAAGCACTGATCGCCGGCCTGCACACGCTGCAACAGCAGCAGCGCGACGCGCTGCGCCAAGAACTGGCGCCGCTGGTGGAACAGGTCGCCCGCAAGGTGGTGCGCGCCGAGCTGGAACTGCATCCAGAGCGCCTGCTTGCCTTCGTCGACGAGGCCCTCGCCGCCTTGCCCAGCGACGACGAACACGTCGAGGTGCGGCTGCATCCGGACGAATACCGCCGCATCAGCAACGTCGCGGCCGAGCAGGCCGCACGCTGGCAGCTGCGGCCGGACGAGCGCCTGGCCAAGGGCGAATGCCGGATCAAGGCCGGCCCGCGCGAACTGGATGCAGGCTGCGACCAGCGCCTGGCCGCGTGCATGGAGCAACTCCATGCCCTGCTCGAGCCCGGCCAGACGCAGGCAGGAGCGGAGTCGGCATGA
- a CDS encoding flagellar motor switch protein FliG produces MDNISTVGTPGNELMAPKQLALSPLERAAITLLSMGEDAAAAVLRCLSREELLEVTRAMSTIHGVKVDAVQQTLQEFFDAYRAQSSVNGASRSYLQRSLDMALGAAVANSVLNSLYGDVIGPKMSRLQWAQPQWLAGRLAREHVRMQAIFLAFLKPEQASQVIAALPESQRELIMLNIARLKEIDHELLLDLEAVVDSCLEDMGNQSASVEGVRQAAEILNRLPGNRAQLIELLREQDPSATAKIEDHVYSIDLLAHQSPATINAIFEAVPFDSWGIALKGADAQLREVLSQSMPRRQVQAFEEMLRRTGPLPMSRIDKARREIMEQVRDLAEAGDIELQLFNEDVVP; encoded by the coding sequence ATGGATAACATCTCCACCGTCGGCACTCCCGGCAATGAACTGATGGCCCCCAAGCAGCTGGCGCTGTCGCCGCTGGAACGGGCCGCGATCACCCTGCTGAGCATGGGCGAGGACGCGGCCGCGGCCGTACTGCGCTGCCTGTCGCGCGAGGAACTGCTCGAGGTGACGCGGGCGATGTCGACCATCCATGGCGTCAAGGTCGATGCGGTCCAGCAGACGCTGCAGGAATTCTTCGACGCCTACCGCGCGCAGAGCAGCGTCAACGGCGCCTCGCGCAGCTATCTGCAGCGCTCGCTGGACATGGCGCTGGGCGCCGCGGTCGCCAATAGCGTGCTCAACAGCCTGTACGGCGACGTGATCGGACCGAAGATGTCGCGCCTGCAATGGGCACAGCCGCAATGGTTGGCCGGGCGCCTGGCGCGCGAGCACGTACGCATGCAGGCGATCTTCCTGGCCTTCCTCAAGCCCGAACAGGCCAGCCAGGTGATCGCGGCGCTGCCCGAATCGCAGCGCGAGTTGATCATGCTCAACATCGCCCGACTCAAGGAGATCGACCACGAACTGCTGCTGGATCTGGAAGCGGTGGTCGACAGTTGCCTGGAAGACATGGGCAACCAGAGCGCCTCGGTGGAGGGGGTGCGCCAGGCCGCGGAAATCCTCAACCGCCTGCCTGGCAACCGCGCGCAGCTGATCGAACTGCTGCGCGAGCAGGATCCGTCGGCCACGGCGAAGATCGAGGATCACGTGTACTCGATCGACCTGCTCGCGCACCAGAGCCCGGCCACGATCAACGCGATCTTCGAGGCCGTGCCGTTCGACAGCTGGGGAATCGCGCTCAAGGGCGCCGATGCGCAACTGCGCGAGGTGCTGTCGCAATCGATGCCGCGGCGCCAGGTGCAGGCCTTCGAGGAGATGCTGCGGCGCACCGGGCCGCTGCCGATGAGCCGTATCGACAAGGCCCGCCGCGAGATCATGGAACAGGTGCGTGACCTGGCCGAGGCCGGCGACATCGAGCTGCAGCTGTTCAATGAGGACGTGGTGCCGTGA
- the fliF gene encoding flagellar M-ring protein FliF, producing the protein MIVKLKQAAARWVPALAKLPAAAVSPRALPLVVLALALTGAVMMYLQHDDARYKPLYGVQEKILTADAMAALDAGGIAYRLHPDTGQILVPESKLGTARMLLAAKGVVGKTPPGLEVVDHDDPLGVSQFVQDVRFRRGLEGELAQSIQSLEAVSSARVHLAVAKSSSFILSDGDKSSASVVLGLKPGRHLDRQQVAAIIALVAGSVANLTSERVSVIDQSGNLLSAMVDPTAPIGSDQSEAAGRIREQTLHNIRDLLAPSLGDGNFRASVAVEMDQDRVEETHEQFGDAPHVTQEATREENDSGTMPLGVPGSLSNRAVPTATNQQAGAAGGGANGGSNGPGSKRNALTRQYAYDRNVVQIKRNPQRIKRLNVAVVLNNAAAPALAGAKSGQPWQPAQLANIENILRSGIGIDAKRNDTLVVSALRFQPNANPLPPPWWRDPENLVLALPYLGYALLAILGFFLVLRPLLKMLRQWVEATTQAGGPLLAASGAEPVSLLPVAAPAQPKVLAISETLLPPVGSEVDVLIDHLKILATQAPERVAEVIRPWIQKNG; encoded by the coding sequence GTGATCGTCAAGCTCAAGCAGGCGGCTGCACGCTGGGTGCCGGCGCTGGCGAAGCTGCCCGCCGCCGCGGTGTCGCCGCGTGCACTGCCGCTGGTGGTGCTGGCCCTGGCGCTGACCGGCGCGGTGATGATGTACCTGCAGCATGACGACGCGCGCTACAAGCCGTTGTACGGCGTGCAGGAGAAGATCCTGACCGCCGATGCGATGGCGGCGCTGGACGCCGGCGGCATCGCCTATCGGCTGCATCCGGATACCGGGCAGATCCTCGTACCCGAATCGAAACTGGGCACGGCGCGCATGCTGCTGGCGGCCAAGGGCGTGGTCGGCAAGACTCCGCCCGGGCTGGAAGTGGTCGACCACGACGATCCGCTCGGGGTCAGCCAGTTCGTGCAGGACGTGCGCTTCCGCCGCGGCCTGGAAGGCGAACTGGCGCAGAGCATCCAGAGCCTGGAGGCGGTGAGCAGCGCGCGCGTGCACCTGGCGGTGGCAAAGTCGTCCTCGTTCATCCTCAGCGACGGCGACAAGAGCTCGGCGTCGGTGGTGCTGGGGCTCAAGCCGGGGCGCCACCTTGACCGGCAGCAGGTGGCCGCGATCATCGCGCTGGTCGCGGGCAGCGTCGCCAACCTCACCTCCGAGCGCGTCTCGGTGATCGACCAGAGCGGCAACCTGCTCTCGGCGATGGTCGATCCCACGGCGCCGATCGGCAGCGACCAGAGCGAGGCGGCCGGGCGCATCCGCGAGCAGACCTTGCACAACATCCGTGACCTGCTGGCGCCCTCGCTCGGCGACGGCAACTTCCGCGCCTCGGTGGCGGTGGAAATGGACCAGGACCGGGTCGAGGAGACCCACGAGCAGTTCGGCGACGCACCGCACGTGACCCAGGAAGCGACCCGCGAGGAAAACGACAGCGGCACCATGCCACTGGGCGTGCCCGGCTCGCTGTCCAATCGTGCCGTGCCCACCGCCACCAACCAGCAAGCCGGCGCGGCGGGCGGCGGTGCCAATGGCGGCAGCAACGGCCCGGGTTCCAAACGCAACGCGCTCACCCGCCAATATGCCTACGACCGCAACGTGGTGCAGATCAAGCGCAACCCGCAGCGGATCAAGCGCCTGAACGTGGCCGTGGTGCTCAACAACGCTGCGGCGCCGGCGCTGGCCGGCGCCAAGAGCGGACAGCCCTGGCAGCCGGCGCAGCTGGCCAACATCGAGAACATCCTGCGCAGCGGCATCGGCATCGACGCCAAGCGCAACGACACCCTGGTGGTATCGGCGCTGCGCTTCCAGCCCAACGCCAACCCGTTGCCGCCGCCATGGTGGCGCGACCCGGAAAACCTGGTGCTGGCCCTGCCCTACCTGGGCTATGCGCTGCTGGCGATCCTGGGGTTCTTCCTGGTGCTGCGGCCGCTGCTGAAGATGCTGCGGCAATGGGTCGAAGCCACCACACAGGCCGGCGGGCCCCTGCTGGCCGCCAGTGGCGCGGAGCCCGTGTCGCTGCTGCCGGTCGCCGCCCCGGCACAGCCCAAGGTGCTGGCGATCAGCGAGACCCTGCTGCCGCCGGTGGGCTCGGAAGTGGACGTGCTGATCGACCATCTCAAGATCCTGGCCACGCAGGCACCGGAGCGCGTCGCCGAAGTCATCCGGCCCTGGATCCAGAAGAATGGATAA
- a CDS encoding flagellar hook-basal body complex protein FliE yields the protein MSVVPALPAMPSLDVLSPLLQIKPANAGAVDIAADGDASAQGFSSLFQHALQRVDAQQRDAARQADAVDSGDSDDLIGAMLSSQQAGLSFSMLTQVRNKVMAGLDDLLKMNI from the coding sequence ATGAGCGTCGTTCCCGCGCTACCCGCAATGCCCAGTCTCGATGTGCTTTCCCCGCTGCTGCAGATCAAGCCGGCCAATGCGGGCGCGGTGGACATCGCGGCCGATGGCGACGCATCGGCACAGGGCTTCTCTTCGCTGTTCCAGCATGCGCTGCAGCGCGTCGATGCACAGCAGCGCGACGCCGCGCGCCAGGCCGACGCGGTGGACAGCGGCGACAGCGACGACCTGATTGGCGCGATGCTCAGCAGTCAGCAGGCGGGACTGTCGTTCTCGATGCTGACCCAGGTGCGCAACAAGGTGATGGCAGGACTCGACGACCTGCTGAAGATGAACATCTGA
- a CDS encoding TetR/AcrR family transcriptional regulator, producing the protein MRVRTEAKREAIVEAAAEVFLEAGFEGASMTQIATRAGSSKRTLYGYFPSKEELFVAVAHSVAERFMDPILAALMQTRDDLPTALQRLGEDALAFLCSEQSVQVWQTIIGVSGRSDIGLLFFERGPDDGMSRLGTFLQEQMRQGRLRHADPTTAARHLAGLLEAETLMPCLFGALKNPSPQYLREATQRALLVFFGGYGTAALG; encoded by the coding sequence ATGCGTGTCCGGACCGAAGCCAAACGCGAGGCGATCGTCGAGGCCGCCGCGGAGGTGTTCCTGGAGGCTGGCTTCGAGGGCGCCTCGATGACCCAGATCGCCACGCGCGCCGGCAGCTCCAAACGCACCCTGTACGGCTATTTCCCGTCCAAGGAGGAGCTGTTCGTGGCGGTGGCGCACAGCGTCGCCGAGCGCTTCATGGACCCGATCCTGGCCGCGCTGATGCAGACCCGGGACGACCTGCCGACCGCGTTGCAGCGCCTGGGCGAAGACGCCCTGGCGTTCCTGTGCTCGGAACAGTCGGTGCAGGTCTGGCAGACCATCATCGGCGTCTCCGGCCGCTCGGACATCGGCCTGCTGTTCTTCGAGCGCGGCCCCGACGACGGCATGAGCCGCCTCGGCACGTTCCTGCAGGAACAGATGCGGCAGGGCCGCCTGCGCCACGCCGACCCGACCACCGCCGCCCGCCACCTGGCCGGGCTGCTGGAAGCCGAAACGCTGATGCCCTGCCTGTTCGGCGCGCTGAAAAACCCCTCGCCGCAGTACCTGCGCGAGGCCACGCAGCGCGCGCTGCTGGTGTTCTTCGGCGGTTATGGGACCGCCGCCCTGGGTTAG
- a CDS encoding efflux RND transporter periplasmic adaptor subunit: MRPVLSSRLSLALAVAATSLLSACGSPPGGPPPQEGTPEMGVITVAPRPVALTTELPGRTLPYLIADVRPQVNGIIQSRKFREGGEVKAGETLYQIDPATYRATYDSYVAALGKAQATLRTARLKAERYRELVKVSAISKQDNDDADAALGQAEADVAAAKANVESARINLAYARVDAPISGRIGKSSVTAGALVTASQSTALATIQQLDPIYVDVTQPSASLLRLKHALAAGELEKADTTAAKVSLLMEDGSPYPLQGRLEFSDVTVDQSTGSITVRAVFPNPHADLLPGMYVRAVLQEGTKDQAILVPQQAVSRNGAGKPTAYVVGADHKLQLRMLETDRAVGDQWLVRSGLKPGDKLVVDGQSRAQPGATVKTVPWQPKLATAAPAAAAPAAPAAAAATPRAAN, from the coding sequence GTGCGCCCTGTCCTGTCCTCTCGTCTATCGCTGGCCCTGGCCGTGGCGGCCACCTCGCTGCTGAGCGCGTGCGGTTCGCCTCCGGGCGGCCCGCCGCCGCAGGAAGGCACGCCGGAGATGGGCGTGATCACCGTCGCCCCCCGCCCGGTCGCGTTGACCACCGAATTGCCGGGGCGCACGCTGCCGTACCTGATCGCCGATGTGCGGCCGCAGGTGAACGGCATCATTCAGTCCCGCAAGTTCCGCGAAGGCGGCGAGGTCAAGGCCGGCGAGACGCTGTACCAGATCGATCCGGCCACCTACCGTGCCACCTACGACAGCTACGTCGCCGCGCTCGGCAAGGCCCAGGCCACGCTGCGCACCGCGCGGCTGAAGGCCGAGCGTTACCGCGAACTGGTCAAGGTGTCGGCGATCAGCAAGCAGGACAACGACGATGCCGACGCCGCGCTCGGCCAGGCCGAGGCCGACGTCGCCGCGGCCAAGGCCAACGTGGAAAGCGCGCGCATCAACCTGGCCTATGCGCGGGTGGATGCGCCGATTTCCGGGCGCATCGGCAAGTCCAGCGTGACCGCCGGCGCGCTGGTCACCGCCAGCCAGTCCACCGCGCTGGCCACGATCCAGCAGCTGGACCCGATCTATGTCGACGTCACCCAGCCCAGCGCCTCGCTGCTGCGGCTCAAGCACGCGCTGGCCGCCGGCGAACTGGAAAAGGCCGATACCACTGCGGCCAAGGTGTCGCTGCTGATGGAAGACGGCAGCCCGTATCCGCTGCAGGGACGGCTGGAGTTCTCCGACGTCACCGTCGACCAGAGCACCGGGTCGATCACGGTGCGTGCGGTGTTCCCCAATCCGCATGCGGATCTGCTGCCCGGCATGTACGTGCGTGCGGTGCTGCAGGAAGGGACCAAGGACCAGGCGATCCTGGTGCCGCAGCAGGCGGTGTCGCGCAACGGCGCGGGCAAGCCGACCGCGTACGTGGTCGGCGCCGACCACAAGCTGCAGTTGCGGATGCTGGAGACCGATCGCGCGGTCGGCGATCAGTGGCTGGTGCGCAGCGGGCTCAAGCCCGGCGACAAGCTGGTGGTCGATGGCCAGTCGCGGGCGCAACCCGGGGCGACGGTCAAGACCGTGCCGTGGCAGCCGAAGCTTGCGACCGCCGCTCCTGCGGCGGCGGCTCCTGCCGCGCCCGCTGCCGCCGCGGCCACGCCGCGCGCGGCGAACTGA
- a CDS encoding efflux RND transporter permease subunit: protein MARFFIDRPIFAWVLAIIVMLAGILSVATLPIAQYPSIAPPAVAITANYPGASAKTLEDTVTQVIEQKMKGLDHLSYMASTSESSGQVTITLTFDNGTDPDTAQVQVQNKLSLATPLLPQEVQQQGVTVTKSATNFVNVLAFTSEDGSMNASDLSDYVAANVQEAISRVEGVGDTTLFGSQYAMRIWLDPNKLSNFNLTPLDVKTAVQAQNAQVSAGQLGALPAAPNQQLNATITAQTRLKTAAEFEDILLRTQSDGSQVRLRDVARIELGSESYNAAGRYNGKAAAGLAIKLATGANALDTVKAIDASLAEQEKFFPPGMKVQKPYDTTPFVRISIEEVIRTLIEAVVLVFLVMYLFLQNFRATLIPTIAVPVVLLGTFGVLAAFGFTINTLTLFAMVLAIGLLVDDAIVVVENVERVMSEEHLPPKEATRKSMAQITGALVGVALVLAAVFVPMAFFGGSTGVIYRQFSITIVSAMTLSVLVAMVLTPALCATLLKPAKQHGMATTGFFGWFNRVFERSNGRYQGVVRHMLGKGWRYMVAYAVLLALVVVGFMKLPVGFLPDEDQGTLFALIQLPPGASAARTDAVIHQVEQHFLVDQKDSVGSIFTVSGFSFAGTGQNTGLAFVKLRPWDERTGKGQSVTEVAAKASKFFAGIRDAKVFAFAPPAVSELGNATGFDLMLQDRANLGHDALMQARNQLLGALSQDSRLVAVRPNGQEDTPEFKLDIDSHKAETLGLSIDDINGTFSSAWGSTYVNDFIDKGRVKKVMLQSDAVYRMLPSDIDRWYVRNSAGTMVAFSSFANASWTSGSPRLERYNGVPSVEILGMAKPGTASSGQALAIVEAAVAKLPPGIGYEWTGLSRQEKASSGQTGILYGLSILIVFLCLAALYESWAIPFAVILVVPLGVFGALLGAVLTWKMNDVYFQVGLLTTIGLASKNAILIVEFARELHDSGKSLVQSALEAARMRLRPILMTSLAFILGVVPLVLGRGAGAGAQHALGTAVIGGMLSGTILAIFFVPLFFVLVCGLFKRRAGSPDDPSAARVAGGA, encoded by the coding sequence ATGGCACGCTTCTTCATCGACCGCCCGATCTTCGCCTGGGTGCTGGCCATCATCGTGATGCTGGCCGGCATCCTCTCCGTCGCCACCTTGCCCATCGCGCAATACCCGAGCATCGCCCCGCCCGCCGTGGCGATCACCGCCAACTATCCCGGCGCCTCGGCCAAGACCCTCGAGGACACCGTCACCCAGGTCATCGAGCAGAAGATGAAGGGCCTGGACCACCTGAGCTACATGGCCTCCACCAGCGAGTCCAGCGGCCAGGTCACCATCACCCTGACCTTCGACAACGGCACCGACCCGGACACCGCGCAGGTGCAGGTGCAGAACAAGCTGTCGCTGGCCACGCCGTTGCTGCCGCAGGAAGTGCAGCAGCAGGGCGTGACCGTGACCAAGTCGGCGACCAACTTCGTCAACGTGCTGGCCTTCACCTCGGAAGACGGCAGCATGAACGCCTCGGACCTGTCCGACTACGTGGCCGCCAACGTGCAGGAGGCGATCAGCCGTGTCGAAGGCGTCGGCGACACCACGTTGTTCGGCTCGCAGTACGCGATGCGGATCTGGCTTGACCCGAACAAGCTGAGCAATTTCAACCTGACCCCGCTGGACGTGAAGACCGCGGTGCAGGCGCAGAACGCGCAGGTCTCGGCCGGCCAGCTCGGCGCGCTGCCGGCCGCGCCCAACCAGCAGCTCAACGCCACCATCACCGCGCAGACGCGGCTGAAGACCGCAGCCGAGTTCGAGGACATCCTGCTGCGCACCCAGTCCGACGGGTCGCAGGTGCGGTTGCGCGACGTGGCCCGGATCGAACTGGGCAGCGAGAGCTACAACGCCGCCGGCCGCTACAACGGCAAGGCCGCCGCCGGCCTGGCGATCAAGCTCGCCACCGGCGCCAATGCGCTGGACACGGTCAAGGCGATCGACGCCAGCCTGGCCGAGCAGGAGAAGTTCTTCCCGCCCGGCATGAAGGTGCAAAAGCCCTACGACACCACGCCGTTCGTGCGCATCTCGATCGAAGAGGTGATCCGCACCCTGATCGAGGCGGTGGTGCTGGTGTTCCTGGTGATGTACCTGTTCCTGCAGAACTTCCGCGCCACGCTGATCCCGACCATCGCCGTGCCGGTGGTGCTGCTGGGCACCTTCGGCGTCCTGGCCGCGTTCGGTTTCACCATCAACACGCTGACCCTGTTCGCGATGGTGCTGGCGATCGGCCTGCTGGTGGACGACGCCATCGTGGTGGTGGAGAACGTCGAACGGGTGATGAGCGAAGAGCACCTGCCGCCGAAGGAGGCCACGCGCAAGTCGATGGCGCAGATCACCGGCGCGCTGGTCGGTGTGGCCCTGGTGCTGGCGGCGGTGTTCGTGCCGATGGCGTTCTTCGGCGGTTCCACCGGCGTGATCTACCGCCAGTTCTCGATCACCATCGTCTCTGCGATGACCCTGTCGGTGCTGGTGGCGATGGTGCTGACCCCGGCGCTGTGCGCGACCCTGCTCAAGCCGGCCAAGCAGCACGGCATGGCCACGACCGGTTTCTTCGGCTGGTTCAACCGTGTCTTCGAGCGCAGCAACGGCCGCTATCAGGGCGTCGTGCGGCACATGCTGGGCAAGGGCTGGCGCTACATGGTCGCCTACGCGGTGCTGCTGGCGCTGGTGGTGGTCGGCTTCATGAAGCTGCCGGTCGGCTTCCTGCCGGACGAGGACCAGGGCACGCTGTTCGCCTTGATCCAGTTGCCGCCGGGCGCCAGCGCAGCGCGCACCGACGCGGTGATCCACCAGGTCGAACAGCATTTCCTGGTCGATCAGAAGGACTCGGTCGGCAGCATCTTCACGGTGTCCGGCTTCAGCTTCGCCGGCACCGGCCAGAATACCGGGTTGGCGTTCGTGAAACTTCGCCCCTGGGACGAGCGTACCGGCAAGGGACAGAGCGTGACCGAAGTGGCGGCGAAGGCGAGCAAGTTCTTTGCCGGCATTCGCGACGCCAAGGTGTTCGCGTTCGCGCCGCCGGCGGTCTCGGAACTGGGCAATGCGACCGGCTTCGACCTGATGCTGCAGGATCGCGCCAACCTCGGCCACGATGCGCTGATGCAGGCGCGCAACCAGTTGCTGGGCGCGCTGTCGCAGGACTCGCGCCTGGTCGCGGTGCGTCCGAACGGACAGGAAGACACGCCCGAGTTCAAGCTGGACATCGATTCGCACAAGGCCGAGACGCTGGGTCTGTCGATCGACGACATCAACGGCACCTTCTCCAGCGCCTGGGGCAGCACCTACGTCAACGACTTCATCGACAAGGGCCGGGTCAAGAAGGTGATGCTGCAGTCCGATGCCGTCTACCGGATGCTGCCGAGCGACATCGACCGCTGGTACGTGCGCAACAGCGCCGGCACCATGGTCGCGTTCAGCTCCTTCGCCAATGCCAGCTGGACCAGTGGCTCGCCGCGCCTGGAGCGCTACAACGGCGTGCCGTCGGTGGAGATCCTGGGCATGGCCAAGCCGGGCACCGCCTCCAGCGGCCAGGCGCTGGCCATCGTCGAGGCCGCGGTGGCCAAGCTGCCGCCGGGCATCGGCTACGAGTGGACCGGGCTGTCGCGGCAGGAAAAGGCATCCAGTGGCCAGACCGGCATTCTTTACGGGCTGTCGATCCTGATCGTGTTCCTGTGCCTGGCGGCGCTGTACGAAAGCTGGGCGATCCCGTTCGCGGTGATCCTGGTGGTGCCGCTGGGCGTGTTCGGCGCGCTGCTCGGCGCGGTGCTGACCTGGAAGATGAACGACGTGTACTTCCAGGTGGGCCTGTTGACCACGATCGGCCTGGCCAGCAAGAACGCGATCCTGATCGTGGAGTTCGCCCGCGAACTGCACGACAGCGGCAAGAGCCTGGTGCAGTCGGCGCTGGAGGCGGCGCGGATGCGCCTGCGGCCGATCCTGATGACCTCGCTGGCGTTCATCCTCGGCGTGGTGCCGCTGGTCCTGGGCCGCGGCGCCGGTGCCGGCGCGCAGCATGCGCTGGGTACCGCGGTGATCGGCGGCATGCTGTCGGGCACGATCCTGGCGATCTTCTTCGTGCCGCTGTTCTTCGTGCTGGTGTGCGGGCTGTTCAAGCGCCGCGCCGGCAGCCCCGATGACCCGTCCGCCGCGCGTGTCGCGGGAGGAGCCTGA